DNA from Mesorhizobium sp. B2-1-1:
GCCAGATGAACAGCGCGAAAATGTCGATGACCGCGCAGCCTGCAACCGACAGGCAATGGACGCTGCTTGCCCTCGTCGTGCTAATCGGGATCAACCTGCGTCCCTTCCTGACGGCGCCGGGACCGATATTGGCCGATATCGTGGCCGACACCGGGATGGGCTATGGCAGCCTGGCCATGCTGACGCTGTTGCCGATGCTGCTGATGGGCCTGGGTGCGTTCGTTGCACCGGGCATCCAGGCGGCCGTCGGAACGCGCCGGGGCCTGCTCGCGGCGCTAATGGTGCTGACAGCGGGCTCGCTGCTCAGGCTTGTCGTGCCCGGCGGCCTGTCGTTGATCCTGACGGCGGCACTTTGCGGGGCGGGGGTGGCCTTCATCCAGGCCGCGTTTCCGGGGATCATCAAGGCAAAGTTCCCGACCAGCACACCCGCCGTGACCGGCCTCTATTCCTGCATGATCATGGGCGGTGGGGCGCTTGGCGCACGTCTGGCGCCCCTGCTCGTCAACAACGGATACGACTGGCGGGCAGCCCTTGCCTGGCTCGCGGCTCCCGCCGCCATCGCGCTGTGCGCCGCATTCCGCGTCCTGTCCGACGCCAAGGCTTCAAGACCCGATCGCGCCTTGACCGGTTTTCTGCTTCGCCGTCCACGGACCTGGGTCCTGATGGCGGCCTTCGGCCTGGTCAACTCCGGTTATTCATCTATGGTCGCCTGGCTTGCGCCCTACTACCAGGCGCAAGGATGGAGCAGTGCCGCCAGCGGCAATCTTGTGGCCGTGATGGCCATTTGCCAGGCGGCTTCGGCCCTGGTGCTGCCTGTCCTGGCGCGCCGGGGCATCGACCGCCGTCCCTGGCTCTGGCTGACCCTGCTGCTGCAGGCTGCGGGCTTTGCCGGACTTGCGGTTTTTCCCGCACTGTCGCCCGTTCTGTGGGTGGGGATATGCGGGGCCGGTCTTGGCGGAAGCTTCTCGCTTGCAATCGTCACGGCGCTCGATCATCTGCCGCGCCCGGAGCAGGCGGGCGCGCTGGCTGCGCTGATGCAGGGCGGCGGTTTTCTGATCGCCGCGCTTGGTCCATTCGCCACCGCGCTCCTGCATGGCTGGAGCGGGAGCTTCAGCAGCGGATGGATCATGCATCTCGGCTGCGTGACCGTCACAGCGTTTCTCTATCTGCACTTCAACCCAAAACGGTACGCCGACGTCATGAGGGGCTCGGAACAAGAGCAGTGCGAAATGGTAGTTTAACGAAGCGGAATGCAAGTTCTGAACTCAATGACGACGTACGTCTCCGCGGGGTGAGTAGCAGGCGCTTGCGCCGCATCTCGGCCGTGGAGATCGGCTCTGCCGGATCATCGGGGCCGGGCTGGCGCAGACGACGATATACCTCCTGCAGCTCATCGTCGCCGGCTATGCGCTGTCCAAGCGCCCGCCGGTCGCGCGCTCTGTACTTCCCCTCCTCGGCCGACAGTTCTCCATCCGCCAAATCGCAATTGGGGTTGCAGGCGCCCAGACAACAGCCGGGCCGATAAAGTCACACGCCATCGTTGCGAAACTACACAAACATCATCACGATGATCGCTCCGATAACTATCAGGACAAGCCCACCGATAAGCATCGGCAGCAGAGTGTTGTCCGGGTCGATATCAGAATCAATGTCCTTTGTGACCTGTTGATCATTCTTCTTTGGTTCAGCCATGGCCCATCTCACATCCGAGCAAAAACAGCGCGCGTCGAAGCCGCGCAACATTATACGGTCTTGCGTGTCGCCCCGGTGCGAACGGGTGGTATCTGACCGCCGAGGAAGTCTTCGGGCATCAGTGTGATGTCGGCGAGCGTGTAGCGGTCAAGGACGTTCAGGAAGGAGGCTGTCGCTTCGTCAAACATGCCTGAAAGCTTGCAGGAGGCGGTTAGCACACATCGGTTTCCGGTCGCGAAACATTCGACCAGCGCGAAATCCGGCTCGGTTAACCGCACGACATCGCCAATCCGGATCATCTCAGGCCGGCGCCTGAGAATGAGACCACCGGAACGGCCGCGGATTGCCTTCATATAGCCGCCACGGGTCAGGGTGTTGGCGACCTTGTTCAGATGCGTCTTCGACACGTTGAAGGTGCGGGCAACCTCCTCGATCGTGATAAGCCGGCTACCGGCGGCGGCAGTGTACATCAGCATCCGCAATGCATAATCCGAAAAGCTGGTCAGCCGCATGAATCACGGCTCCCTGTCGATCGCTGTGCATTGTAGGAACCACTCACAAACCGGTCGTGCATCACAAGTCTCTCTCGACGATAGGTTCGATGCCGATCGTGGTCTCGCCGCGGTTGAAGGCGATCGCGAGACGGAAACTGTGAGCAATTCGCAGCGCGCGATCCATAAAAAGCGTCGCCACCTCGGCCGGGCAAATGCGACGCACCGTTGTCCGAAACAATATTAGCCAGCGACGGAAATGCGCCGCGCCGAGGCCGGCTATGACCAGGTGCGGCGGCAGTGGCCTGCCGTCGTATCGGGATGTCCGAAGTAGAGTAGCGGACCAGAAGTCACACATCTTCGCCAGATGCTGCGGCCATTTATCTGGCTCGATCCGATCGTGGAAAATGGGACCGAGAAGGTCATCACGGCGAATTTCGTCATAAAACCCGTGGACTACACTGCGGATCATTGCCTCGTCGAGCATGTTGGGCAATGGCACGCCGTCGACCACGATTGTTCTCTTGCTTCGACCGTTCGCGGTCATTCCGAAGCTCCTGTTTTCTCCGACGCAAGCTGGCTGAAGCCTTGGTTCGCTCTTCGATGTGATCCTCTATATAAGATATATTATCAATCTATCTTATTGCGTGGCAAGACGCCGTGATGCCGCACCAGAAATGGGTCTGTCCGACCAAGCGGCGAATGACGAGCCCTGAATCCTAGGCATTTCCGAACTGCCTGGACATCACCCCAGGCCCGAGGCCGGAAGTATCTAAATTGGCGGGGAATTCCCGATGTGGCTCAGTTTCGAGAGTCGCCAGCGCCTCATCAGATGACCCTGCCAGCCGGAGTCGCTCCCGAACCTGAAGTGTGATCTACGACAACGGCAAATCCTTCACGACGGAAATCCTGGCGTCCTCAATTCGCACTCCACTCCATGTCAAACAGGCGGCGATCGCAGGCGCGGATGTCGCGACCGTACCACCAGCGATACTCAGAAACCTCGCCAGACATCCACTCACCGACAAGGGCCTCAAGTCGTTTCTTGCCGACTGGGGAAAGACTGGGCAGGCGATCTTGTAGTTGTGCGCAGTGGAATCGCGGAGGGAAAGCCATCATGAAAACTGCACTCAACTATCGATTAAATTCGTTTGCATGATGTCCGCGAGAGCGGGAGACTGCGGTCTGAGCCACTCAGCCCAGTACATGACGCAGTCGGAATGTCGGCGCGGATAATGCTGAGAATTTGAAGGCGCACTAGCCAGGCAGAAGGTACCCCGAAGCAGTGTGCCGCCTCGCCGCACGAGCGGTTTTGACACGGATCGCCAAGGACGAGAATATGGCTGAAGCTGATACCAAATCAAACGGACCGGATCTGGTCCAGGGGATCGCGCTGTCCGACCTTCCCGATGGCGGAAAGCTTGTCGGCCATTGCGGCGACGAGCAGGTGTTGCTGGTGCGCCGCGGGGCCGAGATCTTCGCCATTGGCGCGACATGCACACATTACGGCGGGCCGCTCGGTGACGGTCTTGTGGTGTCGGATTCCATTCGATGTCCGTGGCACCACGCTTGCTTCGATCTGCGCACAGGCGAAGCCTTGCGAGCGCCTGCCTTCAATCCACTCGCTTGCTGGTCGGTGGAACAGCGCGATGGGCGGATATTCGTGGGCGAGAAACTCAAACGGACGGCGCCGAAGCCGCGCGGCGGAAGCGCGGGCGGGGTCCCCGAGAAAGTCGTCATTGTCGGCGGCGGCGCGGCCGGTTTCGCGGCGGCCGAAATGCTGCGGCGAGAGCAGTACCAGGGCAGCATCGTCATGATCAGCGACGACCATGCGCCGCCCGTCGACCGGCCGAATCTCTCCAAGGACTACCTCGCAGGGAAGGCTCCGGAGGATTGGATTCCGCTGCGCGGCCAGAAATTCTATTCAAAAAACAACATCGACCTGCGTCTCGATACGAAGGCCGTCGATATCGACCTGCGTTCTCGCGAGGTCATTCTGGCTGACGGAAGCAGGATTCCTTACGATAGACTGCTACTTGCCACGGGGGCCGAACCGGTGCGCCTCTCCATCCCCGGCGCGGATCAGCCACATGTTCACACGCTGCGCTCGCTTGCAGATTGCAAGGTGATCATCGAGCGAGCCACGACTGCGCGCCGCGCCATCGTGCTTGGCGCCAGTTTCATTGGCTTGGAAGTTGCCGCAGCGCTGCGCGCGCGCAATATCGAAGTTCATGTCGTGGCGCCGGATAAACGACCCATGGAACGGGCCCTCGGTCCGCAAATGGGTGACTTCATCCGCGCACTCCATGAGGAGCATGGAGTCGTGTTCCATCTCGAGGACACCGCGAGCAGCATCGACGGCAACAAAGTGAAACTAAGCAGTGGCAACATGTTGACGGCGGATTTCGTCGTCGCCGGCGTCGGCGTGCGTCCGCGGACCGGGCTTGCCGAAAGGGCGGGGCTCACTCTTGACCGCGGCGTCGCCGTAAATGCCTTTCTGGAGACGAGCGCACCGGACATATTCGCGGCCGGCGACATTGCGCGGTGGCCGGATCCTCACACTGGCGAGAACATTCGGGTCGAGCATTGGGTGGTTGCAGAGAGGCAGGGGCAAACCGCGGCCCTGAACATCCTCGGCCATCGCGAGAAATTCGCGGCCGTGCCGTTCTTCTGGAGCCAGCACTACGACGTTCCCATCAACTATGTCGGCCATGCCGGGCAATGGGACGAGATTGCTGTCGATGGAGACATCGGTGCCAGGGACTGCCTGCTGCGCTTCAAGCGCGAAGGGCGCACGCTGGCTGTCGCTTCGATCTTCCGTGACATCGAAAGTCTAGGGGCAGAGATGGAAATGGAGCGCCAAATGGCAAGGTAGCAAGCGCTCTTGGGCACCGCGATCCGTAGAGAGCGCAACCCGTATGGCGCAGCGGTGCGTCGCTGTGACTGAAAGGAGTTCGACTTATGTCCACAATGCAACAGGAACCGAGCACCACCAACGGATTGGACGCCGTTCATTCAAAGATCGTCAAGTTCGCTACCGGTGTGGCCAGGGAAGCGTCCGATGAGGCGCCGACCTCGGTCGAAATCTTTTCGGACAGGGGCCGCTGGTACTGCAGGGTCCGTCGCGGCGATGAAAAGACTCGGCCAATGGGTCCCTATTCCAAACAACAGGCTGAGCGGATCCAAGAGGCTCGGAGACGGTTGATTGCCAAAAGAGGCACCGCTCGGATCATGTTCGAGTAGGGAGGACATTCACAATCACGTCGGCCGGCGTACTTCTCACCACAACCATCGTCCATCATCGACTTTTTTGAAACTGTGCAGGTAGACCTCCGGCTTTGAGGGTTGTCGCGTTGTGAAGCCGCGTTGCGCGGCAGGGTGTCTGTTGACGTTTTCCCCTTGGCCAAGCCGGCATCGTCGCAGCGTCGCCCGAGGGCGCCTCTTCTGGCAATTTTCGTCGTTCCACCCGACCTCGGTAGCCTGATCCTTCAGGCAGGACGGCCTGTCTTCGTCGCCTCGACCAGCCAGGAAAATTTCCGCATCAACAAGATTCTTGTCGGATGGAAGGATAGGCGTGAAGCCAAGCGCGCGGTTACCGATGCCGTGCCCCTTTTTCAAATGGCTCAGGAGGCTGGTATAATCACGATCGAGGATGCCGCGACCGATGAAACCTGGAATAGCCTGAACGATGCGTCGCCTTCCATTCGAGCCACGGCGTAAGGGCGAAGGCTGACGTGTCTCCGGAAAGATCTGATGGTGGATCAATCGCTGATATGGCCGATGCGATGCATGCGGATCTGACCATATCCGGCGCCTGAGGCTACAGCAGGTTCAGGGAGTGGATCTTTGGCGGTGCTACCCGCTCGCGGCTTGAGAATGATCGACTGAACCGGTCATGCCGATTTGATCGTGATACACAAATCGTGGATGCACATTGTCAAAAGCTGAAATTCCGCGCGGCTCGAGCGCTCCGGGTTGACCTGACAAGGCTGTCAGGCAGGCATCGGATGAGCATGCACTCGTTACTCGCCTTCCGTGGCGATCAACATCCAATTGCGCTTTGTTGACGGGGTGTCACAGGCGAACGTCCACGTATCGATCACCTCAACGATCTGCTGGGGATCGCCGGCGACGATCGCATCGTTGGCCGAGCGTGTAACGCTGACCACGTCGGAAACGAAGCGAACGGCAATCTCAGCGGTGCCGTTCTCCGCAAGAGCGTCGACGACCTTTGCTTCCTTCGTGCCAATGAAGGTGAGTTGCAGCATCTCCCCCCGATCCCGGCGGCCGGCAATCGCTCGTCCGAAGATATCGAGCACTTCCGGCCCGACGAGACGCTTCAACGTTGGGATGTCGCTGTCCGCATACGCGCGCAGGATAGCTTCATAAGCCATATTGGCACCGGTCAGAAACGCGGCAAGGTCGAAAGTTGGGTCGATCTCTCGGATCGCATCCAAGCGTGTGTCCGTATAGGATATATCGTCGATACTGCCGGTTCGCTGCTCTCTCGGCGCATCGTCCTGCTTGGCCTTGTCGTTGCCCGAGCGCGGCAGAGTTTGGCCCCAACTGCCCAGCAATGCCCAATAAAACGCTATGATCGCCACGAGCAGGATCTGGTTGTTTGGATCTGTGGTTTCGTTCATGACGTTCTCCCGACAGAATGTCGAAACAGGCGCCGGTTCGGAACCGGAGCGAACACTAGGCAATGCGCGGCAGCTTCTCCCATTGATGGAAGGGCGGCGGCGATGGCAGCTGCCATTCCAGCGTCGTCGCCCCTTCGCCCCAAGGATTGGCGCTTGCCTGGCGTCTTCGGCTGAAGGCCTCGGCAACCGCGATGAAGAAGACGACAAGCCCGGCCGTTGAGATGTAGGAACCGATCGACGAGACGAAATTCCAGCCGGCAAAAGCATCGGGATAGTCGGCGTAACGTCGCGGCATGCCGGCCATGCCCAGAAAATGCTGCGGGAAAAAGACGAGGTTGACGCCGATGAACATCAGCCAGAAATGCAGCTTGCCGAGCGTTTCGCTGTACATATAGCCGGTCATCTTCGGGAACCAGTAGTAGAAGCCGGCAAAGATCGCGAAGACCGCCCCCAAAGACAGCACATAGTGGAAGTGAGCGATCACGAAATAAGTGTCGTGGTACACGCGGTCGATACCGGGGTTCGCAACCATGATGCCAGTGACGCCACCAATGGTGAACAGCAAGACGAAGCCGAGAGCCCACATCATGGGTGTCTTGAACTCTATCGATCCTCCCCACATGGTCGCCAGCCACGAAAACACCTTCACGCCGGTTGGAACGGCGATGACCATCGATGCGAAGGCGAAGTAGCGCTGCGTGTCGACCGACAGGCCGGTCGTATACATATGATGTGCCCAGACGACAAAGCCGATCGCGCCGATTGCCACCATTGCATAGGCCATGCCGAGATAGCCGAAGATCGGCTTCTTGGCGAAGGTCGAGATGACGTGGCTGATGATGCCGAAGCCAGGCAGGATCATGATGTAGACTTCGGGATGGCCGAAGAACCAGAACAGATGCTGGTAGAGGATCGGATCACCGCCGCCGGACGGCGAAAAGAAGGTCGTCCCGAAATTGCGATCGGTCAACAGCATGGTGACCGCGCCGGCGAGCACCGGCAGCGACATGAGAAGCATGAAGGCGGTGACCAGCATCGACCAGGCGAACAGAGGCATCTTGTGCATGGTCATGCCGGGTGCGCGCATGTTGAAGATGGTCGTGATGAAGTTGATCGCGCCGAGGATCGAGGAGGCCCCCGAAAGGTGGATAGACAGAATAACGAGGTCGACGGCGGGACCTGGCTGGCCATCCGTCGAATAAGGCGGATAGAGCGTCCAGCCGCCGCCATGGCCGAGTGTACCGGGCGCTCCCGGAACGAACATCGAGGTGATGAAGAGGATGAATGACACCACCAGCAGCCAGAACGAGATGTTGTTCAAGCGGGGGAAAGCCATGTCGGGTGCGCCAATCATGATCGGCACCATCCAGTTGCCGAAGCCACCAATCAGCGCCGGCATGAGCACGAAAAAGATCATGACCAGCCCATGGGCACTGACGACCACATTGTAGACGCCCGGATCGCCAAATATCTGCAAACCCGGTTCCTGCAACTCCATGCGGATCAACACGGAAAGCGCCGTACCGAAGATGCCTGCCATGATCGAGAACAGCAGGTAAAGCGTCCCGATATCCTTGTGGTTGGTCGAGAACAGCCATCGGACGAGAAACCGGGGCTTGTGATCATCCAAGGTCGTGGCTGGAATGGACATGATATGCTTCCTGCTCTCCTCTTCCGGCAGGCGAGGCGGCCTCAACCATGGACGGCACCTGCGATCCGCCGTCACACGGGGCCAGGTCTTGCCTGCGCTCTTTCATTCATCCGTGACGATCGCATCCATCGGAATGTCGTGCGGCTGCGGATAGATGGTTCGGATCCTGCTACGGGCGTAACCGACGCCGACGACGAGAGGCCGCCTGGGCGCCGCGGCCAGGGTCCGGTCGAAGAAGCCGCCGCCATAACCCAGGCGATAGTTAGCCTCGTCGAAACCGACAACGGGCGCGATGACCACATCCGGTTGGACGGCAGGTCCATGAGAGGGGACAAGAATATTCCAGAATCCGCGTTCGAGCGGGTCTCCCGGCCCCCAGATGCGAAACTCCAGCGGCCAGCCTTTCTTGATGACGACTGGAAGCGCAATCCGCCCGCCGCGCTCGATCACCTTTATCGCCCAGTTGCGGAGGTCGGGCTCACCGCGGAACGGCCAATAGCCGCTGACGATCCGCCCGCTCACCCGACCGACGGCCAGGTCGAGAACGGAAGCGATGCGTAAAGACCTCGCATTGCGTTCCTCGGCGTCGATCGCGAGACGCTCATCGATTAGACGCTTGCGTTCCGCCTTGCGCCATCGACAGACATCGGGCCATGCGTCCTGAACGGCCGGCTCAGTGCCGTACCCCGGGACAAGCTCATCCATAAAGCATGGTGGAGAGGCGTATTCTCTCGTCTCCGGACATACATCCTCCCGATCAGACATCGCACGCTCCATATCCGTTACAGCGGAGACCCTCGCCTACGTGGACGTTGCGCTGCGTAAAACAGGAAGGCAAACGGAATTAAATGCTGTATTGATGCAAGATTATTGCACTAATCGGGAACCAGCATGGACATCGACCGCGCGCGCACGTTTTTGGAAATCGTCCATTCCGGCAGCTTTCTGAGAGCTGCCGACCGACTCCACGTCACCCAGACCACTGTCAGCGCGCGGATACGCACGTTGGAGGAAGAGCTCGGACGTCAGCTCTTTGTCCGCAATCGCAATGGTGCGCAGTTGACGCAGGCGGGCCGGGAGTTCGAGCGGTTCGCGCAATCATTCGTGCAAATCTGGGAACGAGCACGCCACCAGCTCGCCATCCCATCGGGACGGACAAGCGTCGTTGCCCTGGGCGGGGAGCTCAGCCTGTGGAACCCGCTGCTGCTCGATTGGCTGGTCTGGATGAAGAAGGCCAGGCCGGAAATCGCCATCCAAGCCCAGGTCGGCGTGCCGGACCAGCTCCTCGAGCAGCTCAGGACTGGCGTTCTCGACATCGCGGTGCTCTATGCGCCGAAGCTGCTGCCAGGCTTCAGGGTGGAGCTCCTCGTGGAGGAGCAGCTCGTCTTGGTTCGGAGCACGGACAGGGACTCAGAGTTGGACGCCTCAAGGGACTATGTCTATGTCGATTGGGGGCCGCTGTTTGCGGCCCAACATGGCGCCAGTTCCTCTGCCTTCGGGGAGCCGGGATTGATGGTCGGCCTTGGTCCGCTTGGGCTGAGCTACATCCTGCGCGCCGGCGGAATGGGCTATTTCCGTAGGGGCGCGGCAGCGCCCCATATCGAGGCCGGGCAGTTGGAGGTCGTGGAGGGCGCGCCGGAATTCACCTATCCGGCCTATGCAGTCTATCCGGATGCAAGCGCGTCGCGAACCGACGTACAGGAGGCGCTACGTGGATTGAAGCAGGTGGTGAAATGACCGCGTTCTTTCAGTTCCAAATCACTGATCACGCGGCCGGAAAGAAATCCACCGCCATGGATTGATCGAACATGCCTTATCCGTTCCACACCATCGGTCACTCGACCCGGTCGATCGCCGAATTCGTCGCCCTGTTGCGGGTTGGCGAGATTACCCTCGTGGTCGACATAAGGACCATCCGGCGATCGCGGGCGAATCCGCAATTCAACAGCGAAACGCTGCCGGACAGCCTTGCGGATTTCGCGATCGGATATGAGCATATTGCCGAGCTTGGCGGCCTGCGCGGCAAGGCGCACCCCATTCCACCGACGCTCAATGCATTCTGGATCAACCAGAGTTTTCACAACTACGCCGACTACGCGCTGTCGGCGGAGTTTCATGGCGGCCTGGAGCGGCTTGTGTCCCTTGGCAGGCAGCAGCGGTGCGCCATCATGTGCTCGGAAACGCTTTGGTGGCGTTGCCACAGAAGAATCGTCGCGGACTATCTGATCAGTCGTGGCGAGTCTGTTTTTCATCTGATGGGCCATGACAAGGTCGAGCCGGCGAAGCTCACCGACGGTGTGGAGGCAAGGCTCGACGGAACGCTTGTCTACCCGCCTTCCCCGCGTTCTGGGTAGTCGAGGCCTCAGGCGGCCGACGGCCCCGGGTCGTCAAACCCGTCGTTGAAAGCCGCCATGGCCCTGTTTTCCGCGTTGGGTTCTGCCTCATCAGAGTGATGGACGACGCGCAAAACCGGTCCGTTCGGTCGCCACGGCTCCGGCGCCGCACTCCCCGCCAGCTTCAATCTCTCACGCCTTGCGGCTTCCGGTTGGTAGACCACTTCATGCACAGTCAGTGTTTCATGGCCGCCTTGCGCGGTCGGAATGGACATGGACTGACCTTCGGCCAGACCAAGCAGCGCGAGGCCGCGCGGGTTGGTGATCGGCAAAAGCATGCCAACCAGACCGCGCATCTCGTCATGTGCGACGATGCGGGTCTCGGCAGGGCCGTCGTTTACACGATAGGTCACTCGGGTGCTGAGCGTCACGACCGTTGGCGGAATGTCTTCTCGAAACATCACAATTGCGCTCGAAATCTTCCGTTGAAGGACAACGGACAAGGCATCGCCGCGGGGATGGCGCTCTTGCATCACTTCAAGAATCGTGAAGTCCTTGGTGGTCAGTTGGCAGCTATCGATAGTGGGCATGGTGCGTCTCCAAGACGGACCCGTGAAAGGGTTCCGGCGTCAAGCATTTGATCGGATGTGGAAGCTACCCCCTGTGCCGGACCAGAACAGGCCGGCGCAGGGGTCACACTCCCGCGATCAAACTGCCTGCGTGATTGAGGAGACGGATGGAAACGCCCATGTCTAGGCGTCTGCCGGGATCGCCGAAGACGCTGGTGCGCGCCGATCGACTGCATCGCCGTCCGCAGCGGGTTGGCCTACGGCGAGCACCGACAGTTTGTGCCGGCGCCCATCGCGCGCGGTCCACATGATCGACTGTTCGGCCGAGAGGCCGATCAGGGCCGTGCCGATCGGCGTGAGGACTGAAACCTTGCCTTCGGAGATATCCGCGTCGCCAGGAAAAACCAGCGTGACTGTCTTGGCATTGCCAGTATCGGGCTTGAATGTCACCGTCGAACCCATCTGGACGGTGCCGGCGGAGACCGAACCATCGGCGACTATACGTGCCCGCTCGAGTTCGGCGAGCAGTTCATCGGAGGCCTCCGGATTGCGCGCGGCCACGGTGCTCGCAACCGCCGACAGACGCGCATGGTCTGACTGTGAGATGCGGATGTTCGGCTTGCGCCGGGTTTTCGTGTTGTCTTGCATTTGAATACTCATGCTTCCGCTCGGACCAGCCGCCACGGAGGGTGCCGGAATCGGGCCAATTCGTGAAAATCTCGATGGAACGCCGATGCTCCGGAGGCTTGAGGCCCTGCGGAACCATCCCATGTGTGGGCAAACACACCGCCCCTCGGCTCGGGGCGCGCATGGCAGCCGAGCCGGGGGCTACATTCCCGCTATGGGGCAAACCCGGAAAAGAAAATCGCGACGGATTCTGACTGCGGCGTTCATAGGACCATAGTTGGTGAAGCAATCCGGGAAGTCAAGTCAGCCACCTCGGTGCAGTCTGGCGGCTATCAATCCTAAACTTAGTCAGAGCGAGCGCCAAGCAACGTTCTTATCACCAGCTCTCTTCCGGCCCGGTTTATTCCGGTCCCGCTGGGTCTTTCTTCAGCCAGTCCGAGAAAGACAAGACGTTCGGCCAAGGCTTTCGATAGAGATGGGTAGGGTCCGCGGTTCATTCGCTTGAGTGCCGTCTGCTCCTCGTTGGTGAGATCGTTCCAGATAACTGTCATGAGAGCCATCTCCCTTGTGTGCACTATCAAGCCGATGCCGATCCTGAATTGTCCAGCGACGGGCTGCGACCATGAATTCATTGGGCCCGGAAGGTCTTGCTTATGGAACGGCATCTGTTCCGACAATGCCGCCTTCATTCTCCAGAACGCCGATCCGCTTGACTTCCGAGCGGTTGAGCTTCAGGCGAACGCCGATACCGCCGCCGTTCTCGGCAATGAAAACGGCGCCGGCGCTTTCAAGCGCGGTTTGCAGCGTGTCGCAGATATCTCGGTCAGGAAGGTTGATCCGGCGCTCGAATTCTTCGATGACCAGCGCATCCACGCCTGAATTGCCGGCGAGCTTTTCACGGGTCCATTCGACCAGTGCGCGAGCGGCACGGCATTGAGCACCAGTGATCATCCTCAAAATCTCCTTCTGGATCGCTTTGGGAGCGAATTGCCGCCTGCTGAAACCCAGGACGCTGGGAGTGCGACGGCCGCGTCCGTAAAAAATGCATATCGAATCCGAAAAGGAAAGGGTTGCGCCCCTCACCGCGATCGGAATCATGATGCAAAATAATTGTGCTGAAGCGGCAATAAATTTCGTTTGTCTTGCAGATAAGGATGAGTGAAGCTCGTGCGTAGCGAAACGACAGATTGGGTGCCAGCCAGCAGGTCTCAACGCTAGGGGACTGTTTGGCGATATCGCGCGAAGGGCACCTTGGGCTCGGCAATGACAATAATGGACAGGCTTGAACACGATTTCGGCAGGATCCTTTCTGGCCCGGACATTCGGCGTCATGTCGTCGGTCGAATGGTATCTGCCAATCGCCCTGACGCAGATGACGGCATCCCAATCGTACCCGTGGATGACAATGCTCTCAAAACCCGGCTGCGCGAGGAACTGCTCCTGCAAGCACGGACCCGGCTGCCGATCACCTATGCAAGACTGGCCAAGAGCATGGTTGGTTCGCAAGCAACAGGCGTGATCCAGGGTGCACTCGAACAACTGATGGACGACGATGCGGACGAAGGCCTGCCATTGCTTGCGGCCGTTGCCGTGAACGCGCTCGATCCTGGTTTGCCCGCTCCCTGGTTCTTCCACAAAGCCGAGGACATGGGGCTGTTCGCTGGCGATCCGGCCGATCTGGAAGCGTACGCTTTCCATGCAAGGGAGTTTTGTCGCGCGATCCATCTCCATGCTGGCAACGGGCAAGGCTCTGGAACGACCTTGCCGCCGGTACTGCCGCCTGCAGGCCGGTGAAGGAGAACGAAATGCTGATCGCCAAGGACGTCATGACGTCGCCGGCCATCGCGGTAGGG
Protein-coding regions in this window:
- a CDS encoding DUF488 family protein, with the translated sequence MPYPFHTIGHSTRSIAEFVALLRVGEITLVVDIRTIRRSRANPQFNSETLPDSLADFAIGYEHIAELGGLRGKAHPIPPTLNAFWINQSFHNYADYALSAEFHGGLERLVSLGRQQRCAIMCSETLWWRCHRRIVADYLISRGESVFHLMGHDKVEPAKLTDGVEARLDGTLVYPPSPRSG
- a CDS encoding nucleoside-diphosphate kinase: MPTIDSCQLTTKDFTILEVMQERHPRGDALSVVLQRKISSAIVMFREDIPPTVVTLSTRVTYRVNDGPAETRIVAHDEMRGLVGMLLPITNPRGLALLGLAEGQSMSIPTAQGGHETLTVHEVVYQPEAARRERLKLAGSAAPEPWRPNGPVLRVVHHSDEAEPNAENRAMAAFNDGFDDPGPSAA
- the rnk gene encoding nucleoside diphosphate kinase regulator, which codes for MQDNTKTRRKPNIRISQSDHARLSAVASTVAARNPEASDELLAELERARIVADGSVSAGTVQMGSTVTFKPDTGNAKTVTLVFPGDADISEGKVSVLTPIGTALIGLSAEQSIMWTARDGRRHKLSVLAVGQPAADGDAVDRRAPASSAIPADA